In a single window of the Anguilla rostrata isolate EN2019 chromosome 4, ASM1855537v3, whole genome shotgun sequence genome:
- the LOC135253534 gene encoding DGAT1/2-independent enzyme synthesizing storage lipids-like, whose product MPHGNDSCMKGHETASYISCLIHLWEEWVGLGSLEDYFSYLDYLVWVFTPLAVVFILPFVIVLFLYLSILFLHVYKRKNELKEAYSNNLWDCARKTLATLWDGHATIWHGYEIHGLEKIPDKGPALIVYYHGAIPIDYYYFLANVIIQKGRTCHSVADHILFKIPGFKLLLEVFSVMHGPQEECVKALQNGHLLGISPGGVREALFSDETYPLLWGKRKGFAQVAIDSKVPIIPMFTQNVREGFRSLGTLSFFKWVYERFRLPIAPVYGGFPVKFRTYLGDPIPYDPNVTATELAEKAQQAVQSLIDRHQKIPGNVLRALLERFPRRRKEE is encoded by the exons ATGCCTCATGGGAATGACTCCTGCATGAAGGGACATGAAACGGCCAGTTATATCTCCTGCTTGATTCACCTGTGGGAGGAGTGGGTTGGACTGGGAAGTTTGGAAGATTACTTCAGCTACCTTGATTACTTGGTTTGGGTTTTCACCCCCTTAGCTGTTGTCTTCATCCTGCCCTTCGTTATTGTCCTGTTCCTGTACCTTTCCATCCTATTCCTCCATGTCTACAAGCGCAAGAATGAACTCAAAGAGGCATATTCCAACAACTTGTGGGACTGTGCAAGAAAAACACTGGCCACTCTGTGGGATGGACATGCGACTATATGGCATG GTTATGAAATACATGGTTTGGAGAAGATACCGGACAAAGGCCCGGCCCTTATTGTTTATTATCACGGAGCTATTCCAATAGACTATTATTACTTTCTGGCCAATGTCATCATTCAGAAGGGGAGAACCTGCCACTCTGTTGCCGACCACATACTCTTCAAGATTCCTG GGTTcaagctgctgctggaggtgttCAGCGTGATGCACGGGCCCCAGGAGGAGTGTGTGAAGGCCCTGCAGAACGGCCACCTCCTGGGCATCTCTCCGGGAGGGGTACGGGAGGCCCTGTTTAGCGATGAGACTTACCCTCTTCTGTGGGGCAAGCGCAAGGGATTTGCTCAAGTGGCTATCGATTCCAAAGTG CCCATAATTCCTATGTTTACACAAAATGTCAGAGAAGGATTTCGTTCTCTTGGAACTCTAA GTTTTTTCAAATGGGTGTATGAAAGATTTCGATTGCCAATTGCACCAGTATATGGAGGTTTTCCTGTGAAGTTTCGCACATACTTGGGTGATCCAATTCCATATGATCCTAATGTAACTGCAACTGAGTTAGCAGAAAAG GCACAGCAAGCAGTGCAGTCTCTTATTGACAGACACCAAAAAATACCTGGAAATGTTCTTCGGGCCCTTTTAGAAAGATTTCCCAGAAGACGCAAAGaagaataa